Proteins co-encoded in one Meiothermus sp. genomic window:
- a CDS encoding VWA domain-containing protein, producing the protein MSFTWPVFLWLLLLLPLLLGFLVWAKRRRERTAEAFADERLRRVVVHQPPKAHVRWPLALQLLALFLLLLAAARPVASPPLPTNKAAVVLAVDTSRSMLAADLNPSRLEAAKATARKFIELAPPTTQIGLVSFSDSASALVMPTTDRQKLLEAIERLKPAQNTSIENAIITGVRMLPGRKNLKPPAELQPPGLQQPDPLQGVPDLPTPQTQPPQDLLPGSVVILSDGASNVSTNPGLPTRNSLEIAARFANNANVRLYTFPMGQPGGAVAQIEGRNYYIPFESRNLEQLAQATGGKNTYPPTEEALRAIVQELGVVIRWEGTKTEISSLLSALAAVLMIMAAGLSLRWQRRVP; encoded by the coding sequence ATGAGCTTTACCTGGCCGGTTTTCTTATGGTTGCTGCTGCTATTACCGCTGCTGCTAGGGTTTTTGGTCTGGGCTAAAAGACGGCGCGAGCGCACTGCCGAGGCTTTTGCCGATGAGCGTTTGCGCAGGGTGGTAGTACACCAGCCGCCCAAAGCCCACGTGCGCTGGCCGCTGGCTTTGCAACTGCTGGCCCTGTTTCTGCTCTTGCTGGCGGCGGCCCGCCCGGTGGCCAGCCCACCCTTACCCACCAACAAAGCGGCGGTGGTGCTGGCGGTGGATACCTCGCGCTCGATGCTGGCCGCCGACCTGAACCCCAGCCGCCTGGAAGCCGCCAAGGCCACGGCCCGCAAGTTTATCGAGCTGGCCCCGCCCACCACCCAGATTGGCCTGGTGAGCTTTTCCGACTCGGCCTCGGCCCTGGTGATGCCCACCACCGACCGCCAGAAACTTCTGGAGGCCATCGAGCGGCTTAAACCGGCCCAGAACACCTCCATCGAGAACGCCATCATCACCGGGGTGCGGATGCTGCCGGGGCGCAAAAACCTCAAACCCCCCGCCGAGCTCCAGCCGCCCGGTTTGCAGCAGCCCGATCCCTTGCAGGGGGTGCCCGATCTCCCCACCCCCCAGACCCAGCCCCCCCAGGACCTGCTGCCCGGTAGCGTGGTAATCCTGTCGGACGGGGCTTCCAACGTGAGCACCAACCCCGGCCTGCCCACCCGCAACAGCCTCGAGATTGCGGCGCGGTTTGCCAATAACGCCAACGTCCGGCTTTACACCTTTCCCATGGGCCAGCCCGGCGGCGCAGTAGCCCAGATCGAGGGCCGGAACTACTACATCCCCTTCGAGTCCCGGAACCTCGAGCAGCTTGCCCAAGCTACCGGCGGCAAGAATACCTACCCCCCTACCGAGGAAGCCCTGCGGGCGATTGTACAGGAGCTGGGCGTGGTGATCCGCTGGGAGGGCACCAAGACCGAGATTTCCTCGCTGCTTTCGGCCCTGGCCGCCGTGTTGATGATTATGGCGGCTGGGCTGAGCCTGCGCTGGCAGCGACGGGTGCCGTAA